A window of the Nycticebus coucang isolate mNycCou1 chromosome 3, mNycCou1.pri, whole genome shotgun sequence genome harbors these coding sequences:
- the MSS51 gene encoding putative protein MSS51 homolog, mitochondrial — protein MAPRSRRRRHKKLISSVASMVVTPPSVVTPMPLTPSEPGPSIDALGFLSLENNVPGLSQLILQKLNVKSYEEYKLVVDGGIPGAGFGFRCPQEMFQRMEDTFRFCAHCRALPSGLSDSKVLRHCKRCRNVYYCGPECQKSDWPAHRRVCQELRLVAVDRPMEWLLVTGDFVLPSGPWPWPAEVVQDWENWFSMKGLQLDATVDAMLGSHAMTTLWASIGRPRPDPDTLQGSLKRLLTDALSRPLTLGLGLRAFRIDVGKTGGSTVHVIGASHVETFLARPGDYDELGYMFPGHLGLRVIMVGVDVATGFSKSTSTSPLEPGTVQLSGHKGLYHDFWEEQIETGQIAHPDLAVAFHPGFHSTPDLMEAWLPTLLLLRDYEIPTLITVYSHQELATSLQILVELDTHITAYGANPFTSLKPEQVYSNPNKQPVYCNAYYIMFLGSSCQMDKRQLEETLDGGV, from the exons ATGGCTCCGCGGTCTCGGCGACGAAGACACAAGAAACTCATCTCATCTGTAGCTTCCATGGTTGTGACCCCACCCTCAGTTGTGACTCCTATGCCTCTGACACCCTCAGAACCTGGCCCTAGTATTGATGCACTTGGCTTCTTATCCTTGGAGAATAATGTTCCTGGCCTCTCCCAGCTGATCCTTCAAAAACTGAACGTGAAAAGCTATGAAGAATACAA GCTGGTGGTAGATGGTGGTATCCCAGGAGCAGGCTTTGGATTTCGATGTCCTCAAGAAATGTTCCAGAGGATGGAGGACACATTCCGATTCTGTGCTCACTGTAGAGCACTCCCTAGTGGTCTTTCAGACTCTAAGGTCCTTCGGCACTGTAAAAG GTGCAGAAATGTCTATTACTGTGGTCCAGAATGCCAGAAGTCAGACTGGCCAGCACACAGGAGAGTTTGTCAAGAGCTTCGTCTTGTGGCTGTGGACCGTCCTATGGAATGGCTTCTGGTCACAG GTGATTTTGTTCTACCCTCAGGACCTTGGCCATGGCCAGCTGAAGTTGTACAAGACTGGGAAAACTGGTTTTCTATGAAAGGGTTACAACTAGATGCTACAGTAGATGCTATGCTAGGTAGTCATGCCATGACCACCTTATGGGCCAGTATAGGACGGCCAAGGCCAGACCCAGATACCCTACAGGGGTCTTTGAAGCGGCTGCTGACAGATGCCCTGTCAAGGCCCTTGACACTGGGCCTAGGACTTAGGGCCTTCAGAATAGATGTTGGGAAGACTGGAGGAAGCACAGTTCATGTGATTGGTGCTTCCCATGTGGAGACATTTCTTGCTCGCCCTGGGGACTATGATGAGCTTGGCTACATGTTTCCTGGACACCTTGGCCTCCGTGTGATCATGGTGGGTGTAGACGTGGCTACTGGCTTTTCAAAGAGTACCTCAACTTCACCCCTGGAACCTGGCACAGTTCAGCTTAGTGGCCACAAGGGCCTCTATCACGACTTCTGGGAGGAGCAGATAGAGACTGGTCAGATAGCCCATCCAGATTTGGCAGTGGCATTCCATCCAG GTTTCCATTCTACCCCAGACTTGATGGAAGCGTGGCTGCCCACTCTGTTGCTACTTCGTGACTATGAGATCCCTACATTGATTACTGTTTACAG CCATCAGGAATTGGCAACCTCTTTGCAGATTCTGGTGGAACTGGATACACACATCACTGCCTATGGGGCTAATCCTTTCACATCCCTCAAACCTGAACAAGTCTATTCCAACCCCAACAAGCAGCCAGTGTACTGCAATGCCTACTATATCATGTTTCTTGGAAGCTCCTGCCAGATGGATAAGAGACAATTGGAAGAGACATTAGATGGTGGGGTTTAA